Proteins found in one Amphiura filiformis chromosome 14, Afil_fr2py, whole genome shotgun sequence genomic segment:
- the LOC140170531 gene encoding LOW QUALITY PROTEIN: bcl-2-like protein 2 (The sequence of the model RefSeq protein was modified relative to this genomic sequence to represent the inferred CDS: inserted 1 base in 1 codon), giving the protein MEQQKSSNPIPSPTNTDIEGNVDLTNATTITEIGNVARVLGDDFIRYNLGKCSAPPPSREAETXRRVGKEVDKRYEISLNGLITSLKFDPENGGEEAFVETLNSLFEKGPCNWGRIVMVYVFAARLAKYCEDHHKSEYVDNIVSISGKYVAERLTNWIQKQGGWEDFNENYKARDWKEKVAFNSLLVTGALLGSLAVLRFYATQ; this is encoded by the exons ATGGAACAACAAAAGTCATCCAATCCTATACCAAGTCCTACGAACACCGATATCGAGGGTAATGTGGACTTAACCAATGCAACAACAATTACAGAAATTGGAAATGTTGCCCGTGTACTCGGCGATGATTTCATTCGCTACAATTTGGGAAAATGTTCTGCACCACCACCAAGCAGAGAAGCCGAGA CTCGAAGGGTTGGAAAAGAAGTCGACAAAAGATACGAAATCAGTCTGAACGGATTGATAACGAGTCTCAAATTTGATCCGGAAAATGGAGGCGAGGAAGCTTTCGTTGAAACCTTAAACAGCTTATTTGAGAAAGGACCGTGTAACTGGGGAAGGATAGTTATGGTGTACGTGTTTGCAGCACGTTTGGCAAAATATTGCGAAGATCATCACAAATCTGAGTATGTTGATAACATTGTTTCGATATCTGGAAAATATGTAGCTGAGCGGTTAACAAATTGGATTCAAAAGCAGGGAGGTTGG GAGGATTTTAACGAGAACTACAAAGCCAGAGACTGGAAGGAAAAAGTAGCCTTCAACTCGTTACTCGTCACTGGAGCACTTCTTGGTAGTTTGGCGGTCTTACGATTTTATGCAACACAATAA
- the LOC140170532 gene encoding serine/threonine-protein kinase pim-3-like, whose translation MERPEKYIDLFNLVQAKGTLSEDESRVYFRQMVVATMACHKAKVLHGDLKEENMLVDLKDNTIKLIDFGGGALLRDGEYTEFLGTPVYAPPEWHKYGNYHAVPATVWTLGITLFSIASEDIPFQNKEEICSGELRFPDGLSTSFRDLVGSMLSVDPEKRPRLEEILRHEWLKESDGD comes from the coding sequence ATGGAACGTCCGGAAAAATATATCGACCTGTTCAATCTAGTACAAGCCAAAGGCACACTGAGCGAAGACGAAAGTCGCGTGTATTTTCGTCAGATGGTGGTAGCGACGATGGCGTGCCACAAAGCCAAAGTTCTACACGGAGacttaaaagaagaaaacatgttGGTAGACTTGAAAGACAATACAATCAAGCTTATAGATTTCGGCGGAGGAGCGCTGTTACGAGACGGGGAATACACGGAGTTCCTCGGTACTCCTGTGTACGCTCCTCCAGAATGGCACAAATACGGCAATTATCACGCTGTACCTGCAACCGTGTGGACGCTCGGCATCACTCTGTTCTCAATTGCTTCCGAAGACATTCCGTTCCAAAATAAAGAAGAAATCTGTAGCGGTGAACTACGTTTTCCGGATGGTCTTTCTACTTCGTTTCGAGATCTCGTTGGATCCATGCTGTCCGTCGACCCCGAAAAGAGGCCCCGGCTGGAAGAAATCTTACGACACGAGTGGCTGAAGGAAAGCGACGGCGATTAA